From one Culex quinquefasciatus strain JHB chromosome 3, VPISU_Cqui_1.0_pri_paternal, whole genome shotgun sequence genomic stretch:
- the LOC6041000 gene encoding antigen 5 like allergen Cul n 1 produces MQCPSQIWSILFRQETKSDSHAKLHETGSPARTQPTPCSGGQRRPPGYSSASRMPTLTWDGQLQFVAGCNARLCRFEHDKCRSTAQFRWAGQNLAMKSLFGRWRSVRVNQMLQEFVRGWFAEHKDANQAIIDRFPAKYKGPDIGHFTQLVSDRTWKVGCAMVRFSDRAIHYYLVCNYSFINIVDQPIYVKGKPCSRCQLKCNRKYPALCKVGEKIASKP; encoded by the exons ATGCAATGCCCCTCTCAAATTTGGTCCATCCTGTTCCGGCAAGAAACCAAAAGTGATTCCCATGCGAAACTCCATGAAACGGGTTCTCCTGCACGAACACAACCGACTCCGTGCTCAGGTGGCCAGCGGAGACCTCCGGGGTATTCTTCGGCAAGTCGCATGCCCACCCTAACCTGGGACGGCCAGTTGCAGTTTGTGGCCGGCTGTAATGCCCGGTTGTGCCGGTTCGAGCATGACAAGTGTCGCAGTACGGCCCAGTTTCGGTGGGCCGGCCAGAATTTGGCCATGAAGTCGCTGTTTGGCCGTTGGCGCTCGGTTCGAGTTAATCAGATGCTGCAGGAattcgtgcggggctggttcGCCGAGCACAAAGACGCAAATCAGGCGATTATTGACCGTTTTCCGGCGAAATACAAAGG CCCGGACATTGGCCACTTTACGCAGCTCGTTAGCGACAGGACGTGGAAGGTGGGTTGTGCCATGGTTCGTTTCTCCGACCGGGCCATCCATTACTACCTGGTGTGCAATTATTCCTTCATCAACATCGTGGACCAGCCGATTTACGTAAAAGGTAAGCCGTGTTCCCGTTGCCAACTCAAGTGCAACAGAAAGTATCCGGCCCTCTGCAAGGTGGGCGAGAAGATTGCATCGAAGCCGTGA